ctTTCCGTTGGCTCCTCGGCCCTCCCCGCAGAGGCCTGTCAGGAGGGCGGTGGGCGAGGCCCCGCCGCAGGCCCCGCACAGCacggcctctcccctccccagcgcTGCGGCTGCTGCTCCAGGACCCTGCCCCCCGCGTGCGGGCGAGCGCCGCCGAGACGCTGGGCCGCCTGGGGAAGTTCGCCTGAGCCCGGGCACCGCGGGAGCGCGCGCTGTGCCCACCCTGTTCTGCAATAAAGCGCTGCCCTCGGCGGGTGACGCGTGCCCCGTTCTGCAACGCTCGGCGCCGTGGCGGGAGGAACGAGGCAGGGCGGCAGGCACACGGCTGTATTGACCCGCGCCCGCCGCGGCCTAGGTGAAGAGGCGGACCGTGCCGTCCGCGCCCGCCGAGAACACCCAGGGCTGAGTGGGGTGGAAGGCGACGTCCAGCACGCCCAGGTCCCGGCTCAGCGCGTGGCCCTTCAGCACCTTCACGGGCACCAGCAGCGGGTTCTGCAGCAGGTcgctgtggggaggaggggctcgCTGCAGACCGGGCCggcgcggggggcgcgggcgcgcgggcgggcggggctcGGCACTCACTTGTACACCATGCCGTGGCACACGATGACGCTGCCGTCGTCGGAGCCGGATGCGAAGAGCGGGTACCGGGAGTGGAAGGCCACGGCCCGCAGGGCCTTCTTGTGGTGCCTGCGAGGGCGGGGCTGCTCAGGCGCAGGCGCGGGACGGGCCCAGCAGGCGCGCCCCACTGGCCGCGCCCCACTCGCCCGCCTCACCTCAGCACTTTGTAGGGCTTGGTGGAAAGGTCCAGGTCGAACCACACCAGCTTGCTGTCGTAGCTGCCACAGATGACGTTGTCCCCTGGGGGCCGGGACCCGCAGGGTGAGCGCTCCACCAGCAGGGCGCACACCCCAGGGGGCAGACACACCGCTCCCCTCACCCCAGGGGGTGCACACCCCCACACCGCTCACCCCAGGGTGCGCACACACacctctcccctcaccccagggtgtgcacacacacctctcccctcaccccagggggcacacccccacaccctcacccGCAGGGGCACCCCCACACCCTCACCTGCAGGGTGCACAGCCATGCTGGACACCCACTTGCAGTTGGGCATCAGCTTCTTGGTGAGCTCCTGCCGCAGCAGGTGGTAGACGCGGACGCTGCGCTGGGAAGCCACCAGCAGGAAGGGCCGGCTGGGGTGGAAGGCCACACGCTGCACCTGCCCGTGGCTCCGGCGGAATGGACTctggctgcggcgccggctcagctgGTGGAGCAGCacctgggtgtggcctggggtggccagcaccacagccaaGTAGTCCCCACGTGCGTGCCACGTCACCTGTGTCACTGGCTGCAGGAAGACAGGGCTGGTGGCCGCGGGCTGGGGCCGGCACCCCCACCAcactccctccccgcccctggcGCCCCACACCTTGTCGTGGCAGATGCGCAGCCGCAGGCCCCACTGGCGCTCCTCCTCGGAGACCTCCAGCCAGCGGGCGGGCTGCACGGCCGGCTCCTCGGCCGGGGAGAAGGCGCCCAGCAGCTGGTCCGTGCTGCCCACCACCAGCCGATCTCCCAGTAGCGGGTTCAGCAGCAGCACGCAGTcctccctgggggcgggggcggggccggccttcagcactgccctcccctcccagcccccccccaGGACCTGCCCACTCACGTGGCTGCAGCCACCAGGCAGATGGTGGGGTTGGGGTTCCAGGCGACGCTCCTGACCACACCCCCCACAGACACGGTCCTCATGCAGCGGGCAGTGGCCACCTCCCAGAGCCGCAGCGAGCCATCGTCCGAGCCTGGACCGGCAGAGGGGTCCTCAgcacccagccctcccaccctgccacccGACGCGGGGCTGTCCCCGCCACAGGCCCACCTGAAGCCAGCCACTGGCCCCCCGGGGAGACGCTGAGGCAGCGGACGAGGTCGCTGTGGCCCCTGTACACCTGCAGAGGAGGGGCCGTGAGCACAGACCTGCGGCTGCTGGGAGCCCCGGCCGTCACCGCCCCCACTCACCAGGGCCTGGCACGTGGGGAAAGGCTGCAGGTCCCTCGGCCGGGGCAGTTTAGGGATCAGGTCTTCAGGGTCCACGTTCACCTGGGAGACAGGCACCCGATCATTGTGGCCCCCGCCCAGAGACGCCCCCCGGGCGCCCCCCACGCACCCTCATCTTGCGCTGCCGGGGGCACAGGTACAGGTCGAGGCAGCGCTCGAAGCGCTCGTGGATGAAGCGGCCGTAGGAAGGCACGGCCCGGAGGCTGGGGAACTTGCGGGGCAGGAAGCTGAGCCTCCGCTCACcgggctcctgctgctcccacGTCAGGCGCTGTGCAGACAGGAGACAGGGTTGGGGGCACAGGTGGACGGGGCAGAGGGTGCAGCccaggcgccccccccccccgacaggcTCACCTCCTCCTCGCTGAGCAGGTACTCGGGAGGGGGGTTGTAGGACTCAGCATGGCCGGGCAGCGCCAGCTTGGGTGCCGGCACGTGCATCTTGTGGCGCCCCAGCACGGCGTTGGGGTCCTCCTGCGCCCACAGATCGtagaagctgggggtggggtcccGGGGCCGGCGAGGCTGAATCCAGCCCATCTTGATGGCATgcaccatgcgggagacctgcagagggggctgggtgagggtgggcagggcagggcgggccgggggccggggccggggccggggccgctcGCACCTTCTCCTTCTCCACCAGGGAGGGGATGAAGCTGCGTTTGTCTGCCGGGCGGTTGGTCACTGGGTGGATCATGACGTCCCCGCTGAAGAAGTCCACAGCCGGCTGGGGAGACGGGCACAGGCGTTTGAGCTCGGGACttgcgccccccaccccgggccagcTGCTGCCGCCTACCTCATAGGGGTCGGAGCCCAGGTCCGGGACTTGCGCCCCCCACCCAGGCCAGCTGCTGCCACCTACCTCATAGGGGTCGAAGCTCATGTCCCCAAACTGGCCCCTCTGCAGCCGCCGCACGAGGGCCACCTGCTCGTCCGTCAGCCGCACGTCTCGTCCTGTCAGCCGGTCCTGCACGGTGCGCCTGGGGGGCTTCCAGTCAGAGACCCTCCAGcctgcaggcccagcccctgccggcaGGCCCCTCTGCTTACCAATAGTCGGGGTCGTCCATCTTATCCAGGAACTGGTCCAGCTCATCCCGCGTCCGCAGGGGCTTGTAGATGCGCCTGCCGTCCAGGTCGTAGCCCACGTGGGGGAAGTCGGCGTACCACTCCAGGGGCACGTTGCCCACGGTGTTCCGGATATCCTGCggccaccagccacagcggcaTCAGCACCTGACCACGTACCCTTCCCCTGGCCCTGGGGTCTGACGtggcactgtggccggcgctgccccccccccccggcgccGGAGCTGCACCTTCACATTTTCCACTGAAGTGGTGCCAACCCCAGAGCTCCCCCCGCCTCGGATTCCTTGGCCAGGGCTCTGGGCAGCCACAGACAGGGATGACCTCATCGCCCGTGGGCTCCCTCCcctggcaggggcctgagga
Above is a genomic segment from Oryctolagus cuniculus chromosome 6, mOryCun1.1, whole genome shotgun sequence containing:
- the BOP1 gene encoding ribosome biogenesis protein BOP1, with amino-acid sequence MAGVQGAGRAVALALRPGKRRLDPGQEREPEPEEASPGCDPDPGHGSDSGLSDSEESLFSGLEDSGSDSSEDEDEGEGADGASAEDAEEGQPGTPGLKTEARTHSGDEYAEDSSDEEDIRNTVGNVPLEWYADFPHVGYDLDGRRIYKPLRTRDELDQFLDKMDDPDYWRTVQDRLTGRDVRLTDEQVALVRRLQRGQFGDMSFDPYEPAVDFFSGDVMIHPVTNRPADKRSFIPSLVEKEKVSRMVHAIKMGWIQPRRPRDPTPSFYDLWAQEDPNAVLGRHKMHVPAPKLALPGHAESYNPPPEYLLSEEERLTWEQQEPGERRLSFLPRKFPSLRAVPSYGRFIHERFERCLDLYLCPRQRKMRVNVDPEDLIPKLPRPRDLQPFPTCQALVYRGHSDLVRCLSVSPGGQWLASGSDDGSLRLWEVATARCMRTVSVGGVVRSVAWNPNPTICLVAAATEDCVLLLNPLLGDRLVVGSTDQLLGAFSPAEEPAVQPARWLEVSEEERQWGLRLRICHDKPVTQVTWHARGDYLAVVLATPGHTQVLLHQLSRRRSQSPFRRSHGQVQRVAFHPSRPFLLVASQRSVRVYHLLRQELTKKLMPNCKWVSSMAVHPAGDNVICGSYDSKLVWFDLDLSTKPYKVLRHHKKALRAVAFHSRYPLFASGSDDGSVIVCHGMVYNDLLQNPLLVPVKVLKGHALSRDLGVLDVAFHPTQPWVFSAGADGTVRLFT